GGACAAGGCACCCCCTTGCTCAACCGACTTTTGCTGCTGGACGCGTTGACCATGAAATTTCGCGAATTAAAACTGCGCCGCGATCCAGCCTGCCCGATTTGCGGCGATCACCCCTCCATTACTCAACTCATAGATTACGAAGATTTTTGTCACATGAAGCCCCAACCCACGATACCGAATCCGGATGAAGTCACCGTGCAAGACATGAAACGCGCCTTGGACGAACCCGCCTTGGGCATTCTGGTTGTGGATGTGCGTGAACCGGACGAGTACACGATTGCTTCCGTGAAAGGCACCCGGCTGATTCCATTAAGCACGCTGCCTAATCGCCATCCAGAACTGAACCCAAACCAACCGCTCTACCTGCACTGCAAAGGGGGAGTGCGTTCCATGAAGGCACTGCAATACCTGCGTCAACAAGGCTTCCGAAACTTGAAGAGCGTCAAAGGCGGAATTCTGGCTTGGTCGGAAGAAATTGACCGTAGCGTGCCGAAATACTGACCCAAACAACCAGCCGCCTAATAAATCGGCTTCAACACACAATCGCTATAATTGGTGTCGCCGGTATAGGTAAATAGTTTTTTAAGAGTAATCGGACCAACTTGCTGCACACTGCCATCCACCATCGCCACATTGCCGACAAACATGTGGATGTCGCTGCCCCATTCCGCCTTGGCAACGGCAGAGCCTGTTGGGGTGCCAAAAGAAGTAATCACATTGGCATTGGCATAGCCAGCACTACAGGGTCCAGTGTCCCCATTCCCCACGATGTTACGGTCAGTCGCCAGATGGTGGGTGGACATCAATGGCTGGGACTCGGTGGCAAAGGTGTAACTGAGAGCATTATTCTGGTAGCCTGGATTGGCAAACCCGCCAACATTCGTGCCAAACCCGTAGGCAATTTGGCGCGAGGTATCGCTCATGCAGGTGAAGACCTTCGGGTTGACGATTTCGCCGGAAATGGCCTGATAATGCCGCCAAGTGTGAATATCACCGTAGGTGCCACCGTCTACCGGCATGACCTGCCAGGGAAACTTCCAGTCATGATCGTCTGCCCACATCGAAAAGCCCAAACCTACCTGCCGGAGATTGTTGACGCATGAGATGCGCTGCCCCTTGGCTTTGGCCTTGGCCAGCGCTGGCAGCAACATCCCCGCCAGGATACCGATGATGGCAATAACAACGAGTAACTCGATCAAGGTGAAGGCCTGATCGCGCTTGGGTTCACTAAAGCGGCTTCTCATACGTTTTACCCATACGCCAAGAAAGCTATCTGCGCAAGGGCAATACGCAGCAATCGCCCGCTTTTTTCTTCCGATTTTGATTGGATACGCGGCCATTAAGTTTTAGATTGGCAACGTTCAACAAAATAACGTCACATGAATGAACACGAGCGGCAGGAATGGGAGCAGCTTAAACAACTGATCGAGGCGCAGCAGGTTCAACTCAATGCCTTGCGCGCCCGGATTGACGCCCTGAGCACCGTACCCGCCGCGCTGGTCACGAATACTACTCCGGCATCCAGCCAATCTAC
This window of the Verrucomicrobiota bacterium genome carries:
- a CDS encoding type II secretion system protein, whose translation is MRSRFSEPKRDQAFTLIELLVVIAIIGILAGMLLPALAKAKAKGQRISCVNNLRQVGLGFSMWADDHDWKFPWQVMPVDGGTYGDIHTWRHYQAISGEIVNPKVFTCMSDTSRQIAYGFGTNVGGFANPGYQNNALSYTFATESQPLMSTHHLATDRNIVGNGDTGPCSAGYANANVITSFGTPTGSAVAKAEWGSDIHMFVGNVAMVDGSVQQVGPITLKKLFTYTGDTNYSDCVLKPIY